The following are encoded together in the Malaya genurostris strain Urasoe2022 chromosome 3, Malgen_1.1, whole genome shotgun sequence genome:
- the LOC131439352 gene encoding choline transporter-like 2 isoform X1 encodes MGLCCGGDRIVEHTVDDVLHPSESQPLKYDPDFKGPLSKRSCTDIPCLFLFILFLVGWGGVAYYAFMKGDLDRLLVPTDSNGLKCGVDSGVQKEPYLIFFDISECAKPDVPLYGCRTPQVCVSECPTEDFYFRYEECNANSIGTIRSQLICDRSVQKNELNCADIQPYIDRGRCAKYYLKSVPFAKRCISNLPDSECPYIPSKVLQQYKLTPSSFDLSVSNVSIRTGKQLSEALRQDCAKQRRIGRQLIVERISKLQSYFARYVDNVLSQITNDTHVHQTGQMVVEDILETWRLVLVILLLSLLVSLIFITMLRWIAKPMVWISILGVIVALSYGVYYSYIQYDYIRQNPVENHVNVSPNLSSLVQSWFRSDKTWLWILIILSITLVVLLLVVLVLRKRIVIAIALVKEGSKAVSAIFSTVFFPIIPWALHVLVIIFSIAVGLFLASIGTPIYRVYGLNTTVTCVCDNGYRDGDICDPVVFNEHCHNSSMRDLSGRCIGASCNFQDINSPREVGYFHALNVVGFFWGICFVSAFGEMVLAFTFATWYWTFRKKDLRFFVLTTGFFRTVRYHLGTLAFGSLIIAICKIIRAMLEYIDHKLKKYDNGVVKAVLCCCKCCFWCLESFLKFLNTNAYIMCAIHGKNFCSSAKDAFSLLARNVLRVIALDKVTGFLFLLSKLLLACGMAAVTYTFFDAGITKQLHYPFIPSILVFLGTYIIASVFFSVYSVAVDTLFLCFLEDCERNDGTPEKPYYMSKSLMKILGKKQKFITAR; translated from the exons ATGGGACTGTGCTGTGGAGGGGATCGCATAGTCGAGCATACTGTTGATGATGTATTACATCCATCGGAAA gtcaaCCTCTCAAATATGATCCAGATTTCAAAGGCCCACTGTCGAAGCGGTCATGCACGGATATACCCTGCTTGTTTCTGTTTATTCTCTTCCTAGTAGGTTGGGGAGGTGTGGCATACTATG CCTTTATGAAAGGTGACTTAGATCGATTGCTGGTACCGACGGATTCGAACGGATTAAAGTGTGGCGTCGACAGTGGAGTACAGAAGGAACCCTATTTGATATTTTTCGACATATCCGAGTGTGCCAAGCCCGACGTGCCCTTGTACGGGTGCCGGACGCCTCAGGTATGCGTAAGTGAATGCCCGACAGAAGATTTCTACTTTCGATACGAAGAATGCAATGCCAACTCGATAGGAACCATCAGATCTCAGTTAATTTGCGATCGCTCCGTCCAAAAGAATGAGCTGAACTGTGCGGATATTCAACCCTATATTGACCGCGGACGGTGTGCTAAGTATTATCTGAAAAGTGTTCCGT TCGCAAAACGATGCATCTCCAACCTTCCGGACTCTGAGTGTCCTTACATTCCTTCTAAGGTACTGCAACAGTACAAACTAACTCCATCATCGTTTGACTTGAGCGTTAGCAATGTAAGCATTCGAACGGGTAAGCAGTTGTCAGAAGCGTTGCGGCAGGATTGTGCTAAACAGCGACGCATCGGCCGTCAACTGATAGTCGAACGGATATCCAAGCTGCAGTCCTACTTTGCTCGCTACGTGGACAACGTACTGTCCCAGATTACCAACGACACCCACGTACATCAG ACCGGGCAAATGGTAGTAGAAGACATCCTGGAAACATGGCGCCTGGTTCTCGTGATCTTACTACTATCACTTCTGGTTAGTCTGATATTCATCACAATGTTGCGGTGGATCGCCAAGCCGATGGTTTGGATTTCGATTTTGGGCGTGATTGTTGCTCTGAGCTACG GAGTTTACTATAGCTACATTCAGTATGACTACATTAGGCAGAATCCGGTAGAAAATCATGTCAACGTTTCTCCGAATCTGAGCTCACTGGTTCAATCTTGGTTTAGATCGGATAAAACCTGGCTATGGATTCTGATCATACTATCGATTACTTTAGTCGTTCTCTTGCTGGTAGTGTTGGTTCTCCGCAAACGCATAGTAATCGCCATCGCGTTAGTAAAGGAAGGCAGCAA agCCGTCAGCGCCATCTTTTCGACTGTTTTCTTTCCTATTATTCCCTGGGCGCTGCATGTTttggtgatcatattttcgatcgcGGTTGGTCTCTTCTTGGCCTCGATCGGTACTCCAATATACAGAGTGTACGGCTTGAATACCACCGTCACTTGCGTCtgtgataatggctatcgagaTGGGGATATTTGCGATCCGGTGGTTttcaatgaacattgtcataacaGCTCAATGCGTGATCTCTCGGGTCGCTGCATTGGCGCATCGTGTAATTTCCAAGACATAAACAGTCCAAGAGAAGTGGGATATTTTCAC GCACTGAACGTAGTAGGATTTTTCTGGGGCATTTGTTTCGTATCcgcattcggtgaaatggtccTTGCGTTTACCTTTGCCACATGGTATTGGACCTTCCGCAAGAAAGATCTACGCTTTTTTGTTCTGACCACCGGATTCTTTCGAACAGTTCGCTATCATTTGGGAACGCTGGCCTTCGGATCGTTGATCATTGCGATCTGCAAGATCATTCGCGCCATGTTGGAATATATAGATCACAAACTGAAGAAGTACGACAACGGAGTGGTGAAGGCTGTGCTTTGTTGCTGCAAGTGTTGTTTCTGGTGTCTGGAAAGCTTCCTGAAATTCTTGAACACCAACGCATATATTATGTGTGCCATCCATGGCAAGAACTTTTGCTCCAGTGCGAAGGACGCGTTCAGTCTGCTGGCCAGAAATGTACTGCGGGTTATCGCCCTGGACAAGGTTACCGGGTTTCTCTTTTTACTTTCAAAACTTTTGCTAGCTTGCGGAATGGCTGCCGTGACATACACGTTCTTTGATGCCGGGATCACCAAACAGTTGCACTACCCATTCATTCCTTCTATCCTGGTTTTTCTCGGGACGTACATTATCGCCTCGGTGTTCTTCAGCGTATATTCGGTTGCAGTGGATACTCTATTCCTCTGTTTTT TGGAAGACTGCGAGCGTAACGATGGCACCCCCGAAAAACCTTACTACATGTCTAAGAGTTTGATGAAGATTCTGGGTAAAAAGCAGAAATTCATCACAGCCCGCTAG
- the LOC131439355 gene encoding solute carrier family 26 member 10-like, translating to MTRKSYDTKFKSGTAEKGHTNNGFLQDTAPDNIAKVNKRSTILPPLSVDRPHYYQEDLNNEMNYSKPKRRMIERVNSSVKGCSAKDCVKSVFPIVGWIADYSWRQNFLADVISGCTVAVMQIPQGMGYAMLAYVPPIVGLYMAFFPVIIYFFFGTSRHNSMGTFSVISLLVGKTVLEYSTAGIESSDRLLGNGTIMGLGENLGITRGPIEVAATLCFAVALWQIVFYLCRVGMLSFLLSDTLISGFNTGAAIYVFTSQANLALGMPLPPIVGTFKIVRTYSAIITGLANVNYVTIFISASTILILTLNILFLKPWVAKYSVVPVPVELIILIIGSLLSTYYRLKDDYGVKIIEHIPTGLPEPSPPDFELLQSIVLDSFTVAMVSYAVSVSMGSIFAQRENYEIDFNQELLAMGTSNLFGCFFSCMPMSASLSRSMVQYLVGGRTQIASIISCSILVAVLLYIGPFFEPLPVGILSGIIIVALRGPLMQVTQFIDFWRLSSIDAIVWMGTFLTVVLVSIDVGLLVGAGLSICTIFVRGMKSYTCLLENAANTDLYLDSSRYKGTISTYGIKIFHYSGSLNFATRSNYKSSLFELLDLDMAQELKLFKDDECKRQLDLRYLVLDFTRISDIDSSAVSSLKTLINEFDKLKVKILIAGASCPVYEMMQKCTLVGSTEREYCRVYPTIHDAVVWAKDHIVRYPGRMSIEGTRF from the exons atgactagaaaatctTATGATACGAAGTTTAAGTCGGGTACAGCCGAGAAGGGCCATACTAACAATGGATTCCTCCAAGATACGGCACCGGACAACATAGCCAAAGTGAACAAGCGCTCCACAATTCTGCCTCCCTTATCTGTTGATAGGCCTCATTATTACCAGGAGGATCTGAACAATGAAATGAACTACAGCAAACCGAAACGAAGAATGATCGAAAGGGTGAACAGTAGTGTTAAGGGGTGTAGTGCTAAGGATTGTGTTAAAAGTGTGTTTCCGATCGTCGGATGGATTGCGGACTATTCATGGAGACAGAACTTCTTGGCAGATGTGATCAGCGGCTGTACAGTGGCAGTGATGCAAATCCCTCAGGGCATGGGTTACGCCATGCTCGCCTATGTTCCCCCGATCGTAGGGCTCTACATGGCATTTTTTCCGGTGATAATTTATTTCTTCTTTGGAACATCCCGGCACAACTCGATGGGAACTTTTTCCGTCATTTCCCTCCTAGTAGGTAAGACTGTACTTGAATATTCCACGGCTGGTATCGAGTCGTCGGACCGTTTATTAGGAAATGGAACCATCATGGGATTGGGTGAAAATCTTGGTATCACCAGAGGACCAATAGAGGTGGCGGCGACACTCTGTTTTGCCGTTGCGTTATGGCAG ATTGTGTTCTATCTGTGCCGAGTCGGAATGTTATCGTTTTTGCTCTCAGATACATTGATATCTGGATTCAACACAGGCGCCGCAATATATGTGTTCACGTCACAGGCCAACTTAGCGCTTGGGATGCCGCTTCCTCCTATTGTCGGTACATTCAAAATTGTTCGT ACATACTCTGCCATAATCACCGGGCTCGCTAATGTCAACTATGTCACTATTTTTATATCTGCTTCTACAATTTTAATATTGACTCTCAACATACTTTTTCTGAAG CCATGGGTAGCAAAATACAGTGTTGTTCCGGTTCCAGTGGAGCTAATAATACTCATCATCGGATCACTGCTGTCGACTTATTACCGCTTGAAGGATGATTATGGTGTGAAAATCATTGAACATATACCGACAGGACTTCCAG agccAAGCCCACCGGATTTCGAACTGCTTCAATCCATCGTTTTAGACAGCTTCACGGTTGCAATGGTCTCGTACGCCGTTTCCGTTTCCATGGgatcaattttcgctcaacgggAGAATTACGAGATTGACTTTAACCAGGAGCTTCTAGCGATGGGCACAAGCAACTTATTCGGTTGTTTTTTCTCCTGCATGCCGATGTCCGCATCGCTCTCGCGATCTATGGTCCAATATTTGGTGGGAGGAAGAACCCAAATCGCTTCGATAATTTCTTGTAGTATTCTGGTGGCAGTGTTGCTGTATATCGGTCCCTTCTTCGAGCCGTTACCGGTTGGTATCCTATCCGGAATCATCATAGTAGCACTTCGCGGACCATTGATGCAGGTGACTCAATTCATCGATTTCTGGCGACTAAGCAGCATAGATGCGATAGTGTGGATGGGAACCTTCCTCACTGTAGTGTTGGTCAGCATCGATGTCGGTTTGTTGGTGGGAGCTGGACTAAGCATCTGCACTATCTTCGTCCGTGGAATGAAATCCTACACCTGTCTATTAGAAAATGCTGCCAATACCGATCTTTATCTGGATAGTTCTCGGTATAAGGGA ACAATTAGCACATACGGAATAAAGATTTTCCACTACAGTGGCAGCTTGAACTTCGCCACTAGATCTAACTACAAATCTAGTCTGTTTGAGTTACTGGATCTGGATATGGCACAGGAGCTCAAGCTATTTAAGGATGATGAGTGTAAAAGACAATTAGACCTCCGCTATCTCGTGTTGGACTTTACACGTATTAGCGATATTGACTCCTCGGCAGTTTCATCGCTCAAAACGCTAATCAACGAGTTTGATAAACTCAAAGTCAAGATACTCATAGCGGGTGCTTCCTGTCCGGTTTATGAAATGATGCAGAAGTGTACATTAGTTGGCTCAACAGAGCGTGAATATTGCAGGGTTTATCCAACCATTCACGATGCTGTAGTTTGGGCTAAAGATCACATTGTTCGATATCCAGGTAGAATGAGTATTGAGGGAACAAGATTTTGA
- the LOC131439352 gene encoding choline transporter-like 2 isoform X3: MGLCCGGDRIVEHTVDDVLHPSESQPLKYDPDFKGPLSKRSCTDIPCLFLFILFLVGWGGVAYYAFMKGDLDRLLVPTDSNGLKCGVDSGVQKEPYLIFFDISECAKPDVPLYGCRTPQVCVSECPTEDFYFRYEECNANSIGTIRSQLICDRSVQKNELNCADIQPYIDRGRCAKYYLKSVPFSKRCLPALGNISPDIINAVANIKLFAGTGQMVVEDILETWRLVLVILLLSLLVSLIFITMLRWIAKPMVWISILGVIVALSYGVYYSYIQYDYIRQNPVENHVNVSPNLSSLVQSWFRSDKTWLWILIILSITLVVLLLVVLVLRKRIVIAIALVKEGSKAVSAIFSTVFFPIIPWALHVLVIIFSIAVGLFLASIGTPIYRVYGLNTTVTCVCDNGYRDGDICDPVVFNEHCHNSSMRDLSGRCIGASCNFQDINSPREVGYFHALNVVGFFWGICFVSAFGEMVLAFTFATWYWTFRKKDLRFFVLTTGFFRTVRYHLGTLAFGSLIIAICKIIRAMLEYIDHKLKKYDNGVVKAVLCCCKCCFWCLESFLKFLNTNAYIMCAIHGKNFCSSAKDAFSLLARNVLRVIALDKVTGFLFLLSKLLLACGMAAVTYTFFDAGITKQLHYPFIPSILVFLGTYIIASVFFSVYSVAVDTLFLCFLEDCERNDGTPEKPYYMSKSLMKILGKKQKFITAR; encoded by the exons ATGGGACTGTGCTGTGGAGGGGATCGCATAGTCGAGCATACTGTTGATGATGTATTACATCCATCGGAAA gtcaaCCTCTCAAATATGATCCAGATTTCAAAGGCCCACTGTCGAAGCGGTCATGCACGGATATACCCTGCTTGTTTCTGTTTATTCTCTTCCTAGTAGGTTGGGGAGGTGTGGCATACTATG CCTTTATGAAAGGTGACTTAGATCGATTGCTGGTACCGACGGATTCGAACGGATTAAAGTGTGGCGTCGACAGTGGAGTACAGAAGGAACCCTATTTGATATTTTTCGACATATCCGAGTGTGCCAAGCCCGACGTGCCCTTGTACGGGTGCCGGACGCCTCAGGTATGCGTAAGTGAATGCCCGACAGAAGATTTCTACTTTCGATACGAAGAATGCAATGCCAACTCGATAGGAACCATCAGATCTCAGTTAATTTGCGATCGCTCCGTCCAAAAGAATGAGCTGAACTGTGCGGATATTCAACCCTATATTGACCGCGGACGGTGTGCTAAGTATTATCTGAAAAGTGTTCCGT TTTCGAAACGTTGTCTACCAGCGCTCGGGAACATTAGCCCGGATATCATCAATGCTGTTGCAAATATCAAACTCTTTGCTGGG ACCGGGCAAATGGTAGTAGAAGACATCCTGGAAACATGGCGCCTGGTTCTCGTGATCTTACTACTATCACTTCTGGTTAGTCTGATATTCATCACAATGTTGCGGTGGATCGCCAAGCCGATGGTTTGGATTTCGATTTTGGGCGTGATTGTTGCTCTGAGCTACG GAGTTTACTATAGCTACATTCAGTATGACTACATTAGGCAGAATCCGGTAGAAAATCATGTCAACGTTTCTCCGAATCTGAGCTCACTGGTTCAATCTTGGTTTAGATCGGATAAAACCTGGCTATGGATTCTGATCATACTATCGATTACTTTAGTCGTTCTCTTGCTGGTAGTGTTGGTTCTCCGCAAACGCATAGTAATCGCCATCGCGTTAGTAAAGGAAGGCAGCAA agCCGTCAGCGCCATCTTTTCGACTGTTTTCTTTCCTATTATTCCCTGGGCGCTGCATGTTttggtgatcatattttcgatcgcGGTTGGTCTCTTCTTGGCCTCGATCGGTACTCCAATATACAGAGTGTACGGCTTGAATACCACCGTCACTTGCGTCtgtgataatggctatcgagaTGGGGATATTTGCGATCCGGTGGTTttcaatgaacattgtcataacaGCTCAATGCGTGATCTCTCGGGTCGCTGCATTGGCGCATCGTGTAATTTCCAAGACATAAACAGTCCAAGAGAAGTGGGATATTTTCAC GCACTGAACGTAGTAGGATTTTTCTGGGGCATTTGTTTCGTATCcgcattcggtgaaatggtccTTGCGTTTACCTTTGCCACATGGTATTGGACCTTCCGCAAGAAAGATCTACGCTTTTTTGTTCTGACCACCGGATTCTTTCGAACAGTTCGCTATCATTTGGGAACGCTGGCCTTCGGATCGTTGATCATTGCGATCTGCAAGATCATTCGCGCCATGTTGGAATATATAGATCACAAACTGAAGAAGTACGACAACGGAGTGGTGAAGGCTGTGCTTTGTTGCTGCAAGTGTTGTTTCTGGTGTCTGGAAAGCTTCCTGAAATTCTTGAACACCAACGCATATATTATGTGTGCCATCCATGGCAAGAACTTTTGCTCCAGTGCGAAGGACGCGTTCAGTCTGCTGGCCAGAAATGTACTGCGGGTTATCGCCCTGGACAAGGTTACCGGGTTTCTCTTTTTACTTTCAAAACTTTTGCTAGCTTGCGGAATGGCTGCCGTGACATACACGTTCTTTGATGCCGGGATCACCAAACAGTTGCACTACCCATTCATTCCTTCTATCCTGGTTTTTCTCGGGACGTACATTATCGCCTCGGTGTTCTTCAGCGTATATTCGGTTGCAGTGGATACTCTATTCCTCTGTTTTT TGGAAGACTGCGAGCGTAACGATGGCACCCCCGAAAAACCTTACTACATGTCTAAGAGTTTGATGAAGATTCTGGGTAAAAAGCAGAAATTCATCACAGCCCGCTAG
- the LOC131439352 gene encoding choline transporter-like 2 isoform X2 — protein sequence MAKFDGENGYGQPLKYDPDFKGPLSKRSCTDIPCLFLFILFLVGWGGVAYYAFMKGDLDRLLVPTDSNGLKCGVDSGVQKEPYLIFFDISECAKPDVPLYGCRTPQVCVSECPTEDFYFRYEECNANSIGTIRSQLICDRSVQKNELNCADIQPYIDRGRCAKYYLKSVPFAKRCISNLPDSECPYIPSKVLQQYKLTPSSFDLSVSNVSIRTGKQLSEALRQDCAKQRRIGRQLIVERISKLQSYFARYVDNVLSQITNDTHVHQTGQMVVEDILETWRLVLVILLLSLLVSLIFITMLRWIAKPMVWISILGVIVALSYGVYYSYIQYDYIRQNPVENHVNVSPNLSSLVQSWFRSDKTWLWILIILSITLVVLLLVVLVLRKRIVIAIALVKEGSKAVSAIFSTVFFPIIPWALHVLVIIFSIAVGLFLASIGTPIYRVYGLNTTVTCVCDNGYRDGDICDPVVFNEHCHNSSMRDLSGRCIGASCNFQDINSPREVGYFHALNVVGFFWGICFVSAFGEMVLAFTFATWYWTFRKKDLRFFVLTTGFFRTVRYHLGTLAFGSLIIAICKIIRAMLEYIDHKLKKYDNGVVKAVLCCCKCCFWCLESFLKFLNTNAYIMCAIHGKNFCSSAKDAFSLLARNVLRVIALDKVTGFLFLLSKLLLACGMAAVTYTFFDAGITKQLHYPFIPSILVFLGTYIIASVFFSVYSVAVDTLFLCFLEDCERNDGTPEKPYYMSKSLMKILGKKQKFITAR from the exons ATGGCCAAATTTGACGGCGAGAATGGATACG gtcaaCCTCTCAAATATGATCCAGATTTCAAAGGCCCACTGTCGAAGCGGTCATGCACGGATATACCCTGCTTGTTTCTGTTTATTCTCTTCCTAGTAGGTTGGGGAGGTGTGGCATACTATG CCTTTATGAAAGGTGACTTAGATCGATTGCTGGTACCGACGGATTCGAACGGATTAAAGTGTGGCGTCGACAGTGGAGTACAGAAGGAACCCTATTTGATATTTTTCGACATATCCGAGTGTGCCAAGCCCGACGTGCCCTTGTACGGGTGCCGGACGCCTCAGGTATGCGTAAGTGAATGCCCGACAGAAGATTTCTACTTTCGATACGAAGAATGCAATGCCAACTCGATAGGAACCATCAGATCTCAGTTAATTTGCGATCGCTCCGTCCAAAAGAATGAGCTGAACTGTGCGGATATTCAACCCTATATTGACCGCGGACGGTGTGCTAAGTATTATCTGAAAAGTGTTCCGT TCGCAAAACGATGCATCTCCAACCTTCCGGACTCTGAGTGTCCTTACATTCCTTCTAAGGTACTGCAACAGTACAAACTAACTCCATCATCGTTTGACTTGAGCGTTAGCAATGTAAGCATTCGAACGGGTAAGCAGTTGTCAGAAGCGTTGCGGCAGGATTGTGCTAAACAGCGACGCATCGGCCGTCAACTGATAGTCGAACGGATATCCAAGCTGCAGTCCTACTTTGCTCGCTACGTGGACAACGTACTGTCCCAGATTACCAACGACACCCACGTACATCAG ACCGGGCAAATGGTAGTAGAAGACATCCTGGAAACATGGCGCCTGGTTCTCGTGATCTTACTACTATCACTTCTGGTTAGTCTGATATTCATCACAATGTTGCGGTGGATCGCCAAGCCGATGGTTTGGATTTCGATTTTGGGCGTGATTGTTGCTCTGAGCTACG GAGTTTACTATAGCTACATTCAGTATGACTACATTAGGCAGAATCCGGTAGAAAATCATGTCAACGTTTCTCCGAATCTGAGCTCACTGGTTCAATCTTGGTTTAGATCGGATAAAACCTGGCTATGGATTCTGATCATACTATCGATTACTTTAGTCGTTCTCTTGCTGGTAGTGTTGGTTCTCCGCAAACGCATAGTAATCGCCATCGCGTTAGTAAAGGAAGGCAGCAA agCCGTCAGCGCCATCTTTTCGACTGTTTTCTTTCCTATTATTCCCTGGGCGCTGCATGTTttggtgatcatattttcgatcgcGGTTGGTCTCTTCTTGGCCTCGATCGGTACTCCAATATACAGAGTGTACGGCTTGAATACCACCGTCACTTGCGTCtgtgataatggctatcgagaTGGGGATATTTGCGATCCGGTGGTTttcaatgaacattgtcataacaGCTCAATGCGTGATCTCTCGGGTCGCTGCATTGGCGCATCGTGTAATTTCCAAGACATAAACAGTCCAAGAGAAGTGGGATATTTTCAC GCACTGAACGTAGTAGGATTTTTCTGGGGCATTTGTTTCGTATCcgcattcggtgaaatggtccTTGCGTTTACCTTTGCCACATGGTATTGGACCTTCCGCAAGAAAGATCTACGCTTTTTTGTTCTGACCACCGGATTCTTTCGAACAGTTCGCTATCATTTGGGAACGCTGGCCTTCGGATCGTTGATCATTGCGATCTGCAAGATCATTCGCGCCATGTTGGAATATATAGATCACAAACTGAAGAAGTACGACAACGGAGTGGTGAAGGCTGTGCTTTGTTGCTGCAAGTGTTGTTTCTGGTGTCTGGAAAGCTTCCTGAAATTCTTGAACACCAACGCATATATTATGTGTGCCATCCATGGCAAGAACTTTTGCTCCAGTGCGAAGGACGCGTTCAGTCTGCTGGCCAGAAATGTACTGCGGGTTATCGCCCTGGACAAGGTTACCGGGTTTCTCTTTTTACTTTCAAAACTTTTGCTAGCTTGCGGAATGGCTGCCGTGACATACACGTTCTTTGATGCCGGGATCACCAAACAGTTGCACTACCCATTCATTCCTTCTATCCTGGTTTTTCTCGGGACGTACATTATCGCCTCGGTGTTCTTCAGCGTATATTCGGTTGCAGTGGATACTCTATTCCTCTGTTTTT TGGAAGACTGCGAGCGTAACGATGGCACCCCCGAAAAACCTTACTACATGTCTAAGAGTTTGATGAAGATTCTGGGTAAAAAGCAGAAATTCATCACAGCCCGCTAG